A genomic segment from Cyanobium sp. NIES-981 encodes:
- a CDS encoding NifU family protein, translated as MSTEAATSEASTDLDPRALTIENVERTLDELRPYLMADGGNVEVVEIDGPIVKVRLQGACGSCPSSTMTLKMGIERKLREAIPEVSEVVQVL; from the coding sequence ATGAGCACCGAAGCAGCCACCAGCGAAGCCAGCACCGATCTGGATCCCCGCGCCCTCACGATCGAGAACGTGGAGCGCACCCTCGATGAACTGCGCCCTTACCTGATGGCCGACGGCGGCAACGTGGAGGTGGTGGAGATCGATGGCCCGATCGTGAAGGTGCGCCTGCAGGGCGCCTGCGGCTCCTGCCCCAGCAGCACCATGACCCTGAAGATGGGCATCGAGCGCAAGCTGCGCGAGGCGATTCCCGAAGTGAGCGAGGTGGTGCAGGTGCTGTGA
- a CDS encoding type II secretion system protein, translated as MFRLRRLMKPSGQSMPFRAADSQRSAGFTLPELLVGLVITAVLFSVVGYLLLNHMLSVRRIERGQRFREDANRFNYLLAIETGESSAIQYNTSLDAACSDGGTSLVSLTVPRPTGVYADATNVSRIFYYNLNGDIKRCGPPSNRNGVLDHGATSVTGVVARRTTLDVIASGGNCGRVSDNRTVVYNLNFADSGGGAYSQCQIARAKTVFVCNPPASSGGGIGDC; from the coding sequence ATGTTCAGATTACGTCGCCTTATGAAGCCATCAGGTCAAAGCATGCCCTTTCGAGCTGCTGATTCACAGAGAAGCGCAGGTTTCACGCTCCCCGAGCTTCTAGTTGGCTTGGTCATTACTGCGGTACTGTTCAGTGTTGTGGGATATCTCTTGCTCAACCACATGTTGAGTGTGCGCCGAATTGAGAGAGGGCAGCGGTTTCGAGAAGATGCCAATCGTTTTAACTATCTATTAGCAATTGAAACAGGGGAGTCTTCTGCAATTCAATACAACACCTCATTGGATGCAGCATGTTCCGACGGGGGTACATCCTTGGTGTCATTAACGGTGCCAAGGCCCACGGGGGTCTACGCGGATGCAACCAATGTTTCAAGGATTTTTTATTATAACTTAAATGGGGACATCAAACGATGTGGTCCACCTTCCAATCGGAATGGGGTGTTAGATCACGGGGCCACTAGTGTGACAGGAGTTGTGGCGCGGCGAACAACTCTTGATGTGATTGCATCTGGTGGAAACTGCGGCAGAGTCAGCGATAATCGGACAGTTGTTTACAACCTCAATTTCGCCGACTCCGGCGGAGGGGCTTATTCCCAGTGCCAGATAGCTCGCGCCAAGACGGTCTTTGTCTGCAATCCCCCTGCCAGTTCGGGTGGCGGCATAGGGGATTGCTGA
- a CDS encoding type II secretion system protein: protein MQHDLAPIALPRRLGSALGSDAGFTLIEVLVGTVVIAVTVAATAGLFGTAINIIRRTGLLASQGSVIDADISRIGELSVNYNACTTPTGSFAACPGQAVGTSYYYFPSTSANATAFFSACNSTTASSHITANFIAAINNLPQPGSGVTRQTAQREDGSNSGNHVVVIRWQTATQNPIRVLKTLPVLSAWCN, encoded by the coding sequence ATGCAGCACGATCTGGCACCGATAGCTCTACCCAGGAGGCTTGGATCCGCTCTTGGCTCGGATGCGGGCTTCACCTTGATAGAGGTGCTTGTCGGCACTGTTGTCATTGCTGTCACAGTTGCAGCCACCGCTGGCCTGTTCGGTACCGCAATCAATATCATTCGTCGGACGGGGCTCCTGGCATCTCAGGGTTCAGTGATTGACGCTGACATCTCCAGGATTGGTGAACTCTCCGTGAACTACAACGCCTGCACCACTCCAACAGGGTCGTTTGCGGCATGCCCTGGTCAAGCAGTAGGAACTTCCTACTACTACTTCCCGTCGACAAGCGCCAATGCGACAGCCTTTTTCTCTGCTTGCAATTCTACAACTGCTTCCTCGCACATTACCGCTAACTTTATTGCCGCCATCAATAATCTTCCCCAGCCAGGCTCAGGTGTGACACGCCAAACGGCCCAGCGTGAGGACGGTTCCAACTCGGGAAACCATGTTGTGGTTATCCGATGGCAAACAGCTACCCAAAACCCAATCAGAGTGTTGAAAACTCTACCTGTATTGTCTGCTTGGTGCAATTGA